The following coding sequences lie in one Aspergillus luchuensis IFO 4308 DNA, chromosome 8, nearly complete sequence genomic window:
- a CDS encoding putative acetamidase (COG:I,J,T;~EggNog:ENOG410PIXP;~InterPro:IPR023631,IPR036928;~PFAM:PF01425), whose amino-acid sequence MAKLLKDAGAVPYAKTALPVTLLSFESANALWGHCLNPHVPEYSPGGSTGGEGALLALGGRIGIGSDVAGSVRVPAAWSGIYSLRCSTGRWPKVGVNTSMAGQEGVASVFSPMARTLNDLTYFTKAIVGMKPWNYDHTVHPISWREDEEVEAQNKKLRIGLMSNDGVVPPTPAIERAISTTVAALTAAGHTVSEITPPAAADTFTGLSLASQLLNSDGCVTFNSHLHSFEPSDPGADQLTRICNLPRPLRYLYYLWVRYIRRDEKWATLIRGFAPKSAAELWKLTAQREAFRATWHSWWDAETQQYDFILCPVNATPALPHKAMHDAVSSCGYTFLWNLLDYTAGVLPVSHVDAKKDALSGPYKKVLKQLGANNAVAYGAWKHYDAAKMAGLPTAVQVVGRRWQEEKVLGYMAAVEEALEQYRDPVTGEGGKYPLIELD is encoded by the exons ATGGCAAAGCTGCTAAAGGATGCTG GTGCCGTCCCATATGCCAAAACGGCGCTGCCCGTGACGCTTCTGTCGTTCGAATCGGCAAATGCTCTCTGGGGTCATTGCCTTAACCCACACGTCCCTGAATACTCCCCTGGAGGCTCGACGGGTGGTGAAGGTGCTCTGCTGGCTCTTGGTGGTCGCATCGGTATCGGGTCTGATGTTGCTGGCTCGGTTCGCGTTCCCGCGGCTTGGAGCGGCATCTACTCCCTCCGCTGTAGTACTGGCCGTTGGCCCAAGGTTGGAGTCAACACCAGCATGGCTGGCCAGGAAGGTGTTGCCAGTGTCTTCAGCCCGATGGCCCGTACTTTGAACGATCTCACCTATTTCACTAAAGCTATTGTCGGAATGAAGCCTTGGAACTACGACCATACCGTCCACCCTATCTCCTGgagagaagacgaggaagtcgaAGCGCAGAACAAAAAGCTGAGGATCGGCCTCATGAGCAACGACG GTGTTGTTCCCCCAACGCCGGCCATTGAACGTGCGATTTCCACCACAGTAGCCGCCCTCACCGCCGCTGGGCATACTGTGTCTGAGATCACACCCCCGGCTGCGGCTGACACTTTTACCGGTCTCTCCCTCGCCTCGCAGCTGCTCAACTCTGACGGGTGCGTCACTTTTAACTCGCATCTGCACAGCTTTGAGCCATCCGACCCTGGTGCGGATCAGCTGACACGGATTTGCAATCTGCCCCGTCCCCTGCGTTATCTCTACTATCTTTGGGTTCGGTACATCCGACGGGATGAGAAGTGGGCAACGCTGATCCGCGGATTTGCCCCCAAGTCTGCGGCGGAGCTTTGGAAGCTCACTGCCCAGCGGGAAGCTTTCCGGGCGACCTGGCACAGCTGGTGGGATGCCGAGACGCAGCAGTACGATTTCATTCTCTGCCCTGTCAATGCGACGCCGGCTCTGCCCCACAAAGCCATGCACGATGCGGTCTCATCATGCGGATACACGTTCCTCTGGAACCTGCTGGACTACACGGCCGGTGTCCTGCCTGTCTCGCACGTGGACGCGAAGAAGGATGCCCTGTCAGGGCCGTACAAGAAGGTGCTGAAACAGCTGGGAGCCAACAACGCGGTGGCCTACGGTGCCTGGAAGCACTACGACGCGGCGAAGATGGCGGGATTGCCTACCGCGGTGCAGGTGGTGGGGCGCAGAtggcaggaagagaaggtgctGGGATACATGGCGGCAGTTGAGGAGGCCTTGGAGCAGTATCGGGACCCGGTGactggggaaggaggaaaatACCCATTGATTGAGCTTGACTGA
- a CDS encoding uncharacterized protein (COG:S;~EggNog:ENOG410PWCI;~InterPro:IPR021858) has product MASTKGVAAGRKKDAIHFVNARPASETERIKIQRLVRAHVGKWISDQTKDRSSGPESPDSNQSQSSSSSPDATSQSPPQGAVPPGPGLHLLTPPNGSPSPAALTPSALPLTFPSQHTPPSGTPIRRTSSDLSTTPSPEYGYADCPPSAQGVAGESRFQFDPEDLELSPETVWQFQQQTLDETPYDQSETTKRTTTSDSFSAPAPSSATSMDFIESFGCVAVDPFHTNPMDLARTEIAATEEYCLYVLWPGLTPVSPGQETRPSSTSWLPLALQDRTLFTAFVFGSLSHKRLRWLNGWIARESFLPEEQRILQWCEMETIQNVTREVSNPSRAVCDSVILAVICMAHNVAEDHGRGIHRTPPFDPPLPRLQWLDVYGALPPNLVHIKGLVQMVRLRGGIENLTLPGLAATLSFSDIVTCSTFLMPPVFTFIPLFHERRNFTLQKMLGFTTADVERRYAPLRDIGLTAELVEVLYAMHIYMRLVEEHIKAHLVNPDYSLISDQRNLTQYTLLSLPAASQLEGFSAYKPHEIIYEACRLAALIYGVGVVFPLPYQSTPLGQLAKLTQNVLQISDLASTWSHPQARIALFWVLVLGGIAADDRPERAWFVHVLSQAAASHGIRSWVDARKLLGLMVWSDRACDRPGSDLWAEVKLAMVRMD; this is encoded by the exons ATGGCGTCTACTAAAGGTGTCGCTGCCGGGCGGAAGAAGGACGCCATTCACTTCGTCAATGCGCGCCCAGCATCTGAGACGGAGCGGATCAAAATCCAGCGGCTGGTCCGCGCCCATGTGGGCAAATGGATCTCCGACCAGACCAAAGATCGTTCGTCCGGCCCAGAATCGCCCGACAGCAATCAATCCCagtcgtcctcctcgtccccaGATGCCACCAGTCAGTCTCCGCCACAGGGTGCAGTTCCGCCCGGTCCAGGCCTCCATTTGTTGACGCCTCCGAACGGCTCTCCGTCCCCCGCTGCTCTAACGCCTTCCGCCCTTCCCCTGACCTTCCCCTCACAACACACCCCTCCCTCTGGGACCCCCATTCGCCGTACTTCATCGGATCTTTCCACGACGCCTTCTCCAGAATATGGATATGCCGACTGTCCGCCCTCGGCGCAGGGGGTGGCAGGCGAGTCGCGGTTCCAGTTTGATCCGGAAGATCTGGAGTTATCCCCCGAGACCGTCTGGCAGTTCCAGCAACAGACTCTCGATGAAACACCCTATGATCAAAGCGAAACTACGAAGAGGACTACGACTTCTGATTCGTTCAGCGCACCGGCTCCCTCGTCGGCTACATCTATGGATTTTATTGAGAGCTTTGGTTGCGTCGCCGTCGATCCGTTTCATACGAACCCAATGGATCTGGCAAGAACGGAAATTGCGGCTACAGAAGAATACT GTCTCTATGTCCTGTGGCCCGGCCTAACCCCCGTCTCTCCCGGTCAGGAGACGCGAccatccagcaccagctggTTACCTCTCGCTTTGCAAGATCGCACCTTATTCACTGCCTTCGTGTTTGGTTCTCTATCTCACAAGCGCCTTCGGTGGCTCAATGGCTGGATTGCACGGGAATCCTTCCTGCCAGAAGAGCAGCGGATTTTGCAATGGTGTGAAATGGAAACCATCCAGAACGTCACGCGGGAAGTCAGTAATCCCAGTCGAGCGGTCTGTGATTCAGTAATTCTCGCTGTCATCTGCATGGCACATAATGTCGCCGAAGATCACGGACGGGGCATCCATCGGACGCCGCCATTCGATCCGCCGCTACCACGTCTGCAGTGGCTGGACGTCTATGGGGCCCTTCCGCCGAACCTGGTCCATATCAAAGGTCTAGTGCAGATGGTGCGGTTACGGGGAGGTATCGAGAATCTGACCCTCCCTGGGCTCGCTGCAACCCTGTCCTT CTCCGACATTGTGACCTGCAGCACCTTCCTCATGCCCCCCGTATTCACCTTcattcccctcttccacgaGCGGCGAAACTTCACCCTGCAGAAAATGCTCGGCTTCACAACCGCTGATGTAGAGCGCCGATACGCTCCCCTTCGAGACATCGGCCTCACCGCCGAACTAGTAGAAGTCCTATACGCCATGCATATCTACATGAGACTCGTCGAAGAGCACATCAAAGCCCACCTCGTCAACCCCGACTACTCCCTCATCTCCGACCAACGCAACCTCACCCAAtacaccctcctctccctccccgcaGCCAGCCAGCTCGAGGGGTTTTCCGCCTACAAGCCACACGAAATCATCTACGAGGCCTGCCGACTCGCGGCCCTCATCTACGGCGTTGGCGtcgtcttccccctcccctacCAAAGCACTCCCCTCGGCCAACTCGCCAAGCTCACCCAAAACGTCCTCCAAATCTCCGACCTCGCCTCCACCTGGAGTCACCCCCAAGCCCGCATCGCCCTCTTCTGggtcctcgtcctcggcgGCATCGCCGCAGACGACCGGCCCGAACGAGCCTGGTTCGTCCACGTTCTCAGTCAAGCCGCCGCCAGCCACGGCATCAGATCCTGGGTCGACGCCCGCAAACTCCTCGGTCTGATGGTCTGGTCTGATCGTGCCTGTGACCGACCGGGTAGTGATCTCTGGGCGGAGGTGAAACTAGCCATGGTTAGAATGGATTGA
- a CDS encoding putative MFS transporter Fmp42 (COG:U;~EggNog:ENOG410PGXU;~InterPro:IPR011701,IPR036259;~PFAM:PF07690;~TransMembrane:11 (i129-152o187-207i214-234o240-260i272-294o306-325i430-452o472-492i499-532o557-580i592-611o);~go_function: GO:0022857 - transmembrane transporter activity [Evidence IEA];~go_process: GO:0055085 - transmembrane transport [Evidence IEA]) — protein MSLNRISFLESWEQNPAAFRRQPRPEDSDDEDRYHDLPEPSLSSSFQSNISSRPPFRDRLNFNPYAGPGWNETFVDESDRPYRGASPRRLRADESEPLEQPQEDGTLRPQQPAGPETTGAFEVSRSKRILQVCIAVVYCLLSAGVVFGFAAIKPIFVKEGVYRNLCSKDELDSGSDVCYRQDIRLNLMFTVAAVATNVSALPVGAILDTHGPRVCGIIGSICLTVGSLLLGFAPKLSFDAYLPGYLFLSLGGPFIFVPSYQLSNTFPTHSGLILSTLTGAFDASSALFLVFRLVNEKTDGAFTTSRFFLIYLTVPIFILTAQLTVMPTTSYKTAGELVQQAEDQIVAEATDRVDEAIDDRNEGERQRNDRRLQRQTVINQIEDLLHAPAPEQDHQSQLEVEQTATISHTAGGVWGALHGRSALQQIRTPWFVLITLFTVLQMLRINYFVATIRQQYTYLLDSSERAKTLNSTFDVLLPLGGLISVPFTGAILDNARTPVVLGILVITATVIGLLGCIPSILAGYANIILFVIYRPFYYTSVSDYSSKVFGFQTFGKVYGLIICLAGLGNFAQTGLDTLVFRVFDRNPIPVNAMLTGLTFPIGLALVIYVSWQTKKLAAAKLAQEEAADGANAESGLVAGHDDRVNARDWYADETTPLLGNSIRGRRSSFAVGGPSS, from the exons ATGTCTCTCAATCgcatctccttcttggagTCTTGGGAACAGAACCCTGCTGCATTCCGCCGTCAGCCGAGACCAGAGGACTCGGACGATGAAGATAGATATCATGACCTTCCAGAGCCTTCACTGTCATCATCTTTTCAATCAAACATTAGTAGTCGCCCCCCCTTCCGAGATCGCCTGAACTTTAATCCTTATGCTGGACCCGGTTGGAACGAGACCTTCGTGGATGAGTCCGATAGACCCTACCGAGGTGCATCACCCAGACGCCTTCGGGCTGATGAGTCTGAACCTTTGGAGCAACCACAAGAGGATGGCACTCTGAGGCCACAGCAACCTGCGGGCCCAGAAACTACGGGAGCCTTTGAGGTTAGCCGCTCGAAACGAATCT TGCAGGTATGTATCGCAGTTGTATATTGCTTGCTCTCTGCAGGAGTAGTCTTTGGATTCGCGGCAATCAAGCCTATCTTCGTCAAAGAAGGAGTCTATCGCAACCTGTGCTCAAAGGACGAGCTCGATAGCGGCTCAGATGTATGCTATCGACAGGACATCCG GCTAAACTTAATGTTTACGGTAGCCGCCGTTGCAACAAATGTGTCAGCCTTGCCTGTAGGTGCCATACTAGACACCCATGGCCCTCGCGTGTGTGGCATCATCGGCAGTATCTGTTTGACCGTGGGCAGTCTTCTACTCGGATTCGCACCCAAACTATCCTTTGATGCTTATTTACCAGGATACCTCTTTCTATCCCTCGGGGgccccttcatcttcgtcccaTCATATCAACTGTCGAACACCTTCCCGACCCACTCTGGTCTGATCCTGTCCACCCTCACGGGTGCTTTCGACGCTTCCAGCGCACTTTTCCTCGTGTTTCGTCTAGTAAACGAGAAGACTGATGGGGCCTTCACTACATCGAGATTCTTCCTTATCTATCTCACTGTACCGATCTTCATCCTGACTGCTCAGCTAACGGTTATGCCCACAACCTCCTACAAGACGGCAGGAGAGCTTGTCCAGCAGGCGGAAGACCAAATCGTAGCGGAGGCAACTGACCGGGTGGACGAAGCTATTGATGATCGTAACGAAGGGGAACGGCAGCGCAACGACCGCCGTCTTCAGCGGCAGACTGTTATTAATCAAATTGAGGACTTGCTACATGCCCCTGCGCCCGAGCAGGACCATCAGTCACAACTAGAAGTAGAGCAGACTGCGACTATCTCTCACACTGCTGGCGGCGTCTGGGGTGCCCTTCATGGCCGCTCAGCCTTGCAGCAAATCCGCACCCCATGGTTCGTGCTCATCACACTCTTCACCGTCCTCCAAATGCTTCGAATCAACTACTTCGTCGCCACCATTCGTCAACAATACACCTATCTTCTCGACTCGTCCGAGCGTGCCAAAACGTTGAATTCTACTTTCGACGTTTTACTCCCTCTCGGCGGCCTGATCTCCGTCCCTTTTACTGGCGCCATCCTCGACAATGCTAGGACCCCAGTTGTGCTTGGTATCCTTGTTATTACAGCCACGGTCATTGGCCTCCTCGGCTGCATCCCCAGCATCCTCGCCGGCTACGCCAATATCATTCTCTTCGTCATATACCGGCCGTTCTACTATACATCCGTCTCTGACTACTCTTCCAAGGTCTTCGGCTTCCAAACCTTCGGCAAGGTATACGGCCTCATCATCTGTCTGGCGGGATTGGGAAACTTCGCTCAGACAGGCCTCGACACACTTGTCTTCCGCGTCTTCGACCGCAATCCCATTCCCGTCAACGCGATGCTCACAGGATTGACATTCCCTATTGGCCTAGCTTTGGTCATATACGTCTCATGGCAGACTAAAAAGCTAGCTGCCGCGAAGTtagcccaagaagaagccgccgATGGAGCCAACGCTGAGAGTGGACTCGTGGCGGGGCACGATGACCGGGTAAATGCTCGGGACTGGTATGCGGATGAGACGACACCGCTGCTAGGTAATAGTATCCGGGGCCGTCGGAGTTCCTTTGCAGTTGGAGGCCCGTCTTCTTAA
- a CDS encoding Zn(II)2Cys6 transcription factor (COG:S;~EggNog:ENOG410Q2ED;~InterPro:IPR036864,IPR021858,IPR001138;~PFAM:PF00172;~go_function: GO:0000981 - DNA-binding transcription factor activity, RNA polymerase II-specific [Evidence IEA];~go_function: GO:0008270 - zinc ion binding [Evidence IEA];~go_process: GO:0006355 - regulation of transcription, DNA-templated [Evidence IEA]) has protein sequence MRGCLTCRQRHLKCDKTGSSCLRCQRSGRQCIPAPTKTEEVTFRHGQNPSLRPKGPPRYGESDLAFPPDQIWVGMPAQVSFEDETDRTAADYHVLPVNPSPASRKDAVKRRSLASVATPTSSHALQPVLSPSDTTPTTAFPPQRLDPVNLPFAFDELRDRQKVASFNEAFLLRHFRKTLGPWLDVCDHERHFSLDVVERAPTNPLLLYACLAIAARHLSHTNHNIPPNTADGNHERCIGILLPVLENKEIEISIDILLASTVILRFFEQISSHSPSNDLQRHLLAGSVYISSQVECATSGGLAEASFWVFVMQDIQFALAYQKPLRLTLSPFGERLYLLWQHDSSQKDRDWAHRAIWLLAETINHCYGVHASLEMEVLGRSTLKRRIHTWDLEKPDIFRPLHYSAADPRIGRPFPVVWFTRSLHAIAVQHICMAKALILQQELRTLYSTPSPQDIQMTEGNMTRSLSILFGIALSVDDEISLRVMACHALCACGSWIRDPLAQTCLLDLLRRTEAENGWPWSYMVQKLTQEWRLTVR, from the exons ATGAGGGGGTG TCTCACCTGCCGTCAACGCCATCTCAAAT GTGACAAGACGGGGTCCTCGTGCTTGCGATGCCAGCGATCGGGACGACAGTGTATCCCAGCTCCGACGAAGACGGAAGAGGTCACTTTCCGACACGGGCAAAATCCGTCGCTACGTCCAAAGGGCCCTCCCCGTTACGGAGAAAGCGACCTCGCGTTTCCTCCCGATCAGATATGGGTTGGGATGCCTGCGCAGG TCTCCTTCGAGGACGAAACAGATCGTACAGCGGCGGACTATCATGTTCTCCCGGTGAATCCCTCGCCAGCATCCCGAAAAGACGCAGTCAAGCGTCGATCTCTAGCTTCTGTGGCAACTCCCACATCGTCGCATGCCCTCCAGCCTGTACTGTCCCCGAGTgacaccactcccaccacagCCTTTCCGCCACAGCGCCTGGACCCAGTCAATCTACCTTTCGCATTTGATGAGCTCCGCGATCGACAGAAAGTCGCAAGTTTCAATGAGGCGTTCCTCCTTCGGCACTTCCGAAAAACGCTCGGCCCATGG TTGGATGTTTGCGATCATGAGAGACATTTCTCTTTGGATGTGGTGGAACGGGCACCTACGAATCCCCTTCTACTCTACGCATGTTTGGCTATAGCAGCCCGTCATCTCTCCCATACAAATCATAATATTCCCCCGAATACCGCAGATGGAAATCATGAGCGGTGCATCGGGATACTCTTGCCTGTTCTGGAAAACAAAGAGATTGAGATCAGTATTGATATTCTTCTTGCTTCTACCGTGATATTGCGCTTCTTCGAGCAAATTTCCT CTCACAGCCCATCGAACGACCTTCAGCGTCATCTACTAGCCGGCTCAGTCTATATAAGTTCTCAGGTCGAATGTGCTACATCAGGCGGACTCGCAGAAGCTTCATTTTGGGTTTTCGTGATGCAAGATATCCAGTTTGCCTTGGCATATCAGAAACCACTGCGGTTGACACTGAGTCCATTCGGGGAGAGACTGTACCTCTTATGGCAGCACGACTCATCTCAGAAAGATCGAGATTGGGCGCATAGAGCCATTTGGCTTCTTGCAGAGACGATCAATCACTGCTATGGGGTGCATGCAtcgctggagatggaagtgCTGGGTCGGAGTACCCTGAAACGAAGGATCCATACTTGGGACTTGGAAAAGCCGGATATTTTTCGACCACTGCATTACTCCGCTGCAGACCCAAGAATTGGCAGACCTTTTCCCGTGGTCTGGTTTACAAGGTCACTCCATG CGATCGCAGTACAACATATTTGTATGGCGAAAGCTTTGATCCTGCAGCAGGAACTCAGAACCCTTTATTCGACGCCTAGTCCACAAGATATCCAGATGACCGAG GGAAACATGACGCGGAGTCTAAGCATTTTGTTCGGAATTGCACTGTCGGTTGATGACGAGATATCTCTGCGCGTCATGGCATGCCACGCACTGTGCGCCT GCGGCTCCTGGATTCGTGACCCTCTAGCGCAGACATGTTtgctggatcttcttcggAGGACCGAAGCTGAGAATGGCTGGCCATGGTCATACATGGTCCAGAAGCTAACCCAAGAGTGGCGCTTGACCGTCAGGTAA
- a CDS encoding putative C6 transcription factor (War1) (COG:K;~EggNog:ENOG410PG60;~InterPro:IPR036864,IPR007219,IPR001138;~PFAM:PF00172,PF04082;~go_function: GO:0000981 - DNA-binding transcription factor activity, RNA polymerase II-specific [Evidence IEA];~go_function: GO:0003677 - DNA binding [Evidence IEA];~go_function: GO:0008270 - zinc ion binding [Evidence IEA];~go_process: GO:0006351 - transcription, DNA-templated [Evidence IEA];~go_process: GO:0006355 - regulation of transcription, DNA-templated [Evidence IEA]): MEIDPRLRAGSDSSPADGTAAGRQYIPPPVSSRHPDPNAAGPSTLARRSDYPEPPSPYSPADQLRSAVSSASGPGYYGSAAHSQSTPSIYRSGPEPGSVPSTSSQLDPVDPNDPYAELRRPRACEACRQLKVRCEPDLSHPNGTCKRCAKAGRNCIVTVPTRKRQKKTDSRVAELERKIDALTASLQASQGHEPHPLPPPAALEPPREEHPGRRWLSSTAHASTNGSIPLRSPSSTAGSKRRHSGEIKETAPVSSRTSSPSDDQSLYNKALKQWRAMGYGLETQPKDTVSEGGGDLIDRGVVSETLAQEAFTKYVDRMATLIPMVVFPPGTTMDEVRQKKPVLFHAIVAAAIGTIQPHLQLSLLDELYKVLAERVIVKGEKSLDLVQAILVCCNWYTPPDNFEEVKFYQLSNIAVSLAMDLGLNRKAIPKSKPFALVKELISKKSSIVVDLDSAEARRTWLACYFVAVQCAVSLRRVNLVRWMPYMDECVEILEKSPEALPSDKGMIQWAKLAHILEDIAVQFTSDDAPTVLSFSDPKFLYTLRVLERQLDQWRRETPPEHFSPILKQADCIINLFLHENAMHVEFHRDDPKTANDDLASPTSPAHINALSTCLTSIHDAIDTICSIETKDLVLTPTVALARTSFAIVALIKIYSIVSSPDTRMAQVIDLSSLKTENYLDKVIRHYTKAGETPGGRTPAKFSVVLTLLRNWFMKRKDQGPVLKEALSLYKCSDEERLQQPPHQDKQNQTQGQTPLHLLSEVAMGDPQSRSTTTTNNPSPTQTQTTSTNRPIYTPNTTTTTSTYPDLLTTQPQPQQSPPSSSSDLPVPHSHSHTHTHPTDSTADPASSTWVQQYPPPPRQFYPTFSPSYQDVQGFGTDPNNASNGNGMVVTTPGSGAAATGSASASASAGTSGGGAAGGGNTIQGLFVPELGVQMGFDPENLFMLGNMLGDEILNLPFQADGGMGMGMGMGFY; the protein is encoded by the exons ATGGAGATCGATCCGCGTCTGCGTGCTGGCAGTGACAGCTCTCCTGCCGACGGCACCGCAGCCGGTCGTCAATATATCCCTCCCCCGGTCTCTTCCAGACATCCCGACCCCAATGCCGCCGGTCCCTCCACTCTTGCACGCCGCAGCGATTACCCCGAACCACCGTCCCCTTACTCTCCCGCTGACCAGCTGCGATCCGCCGTCTCGTCTGCAAGTGGGCCCGGCTATTACGGCAGCGCCGCGCACTCCCAGTCGACGCCATCTATATACCGAAGCGGGCCTGAACCTGGCTCGGTGCCCAGCACATCCTCTCAACTCGACCCCGTCGATCCAAACGATCCGTATGCCGAATTGCGACGTCCGCGCGCCTGCGAAGCATGCCGTCAACTCAAAGTCCGATGCGAGCCCGATCTCAGCCATCCCAATGGCACGTGTAAACGATGCGCCAAGGCCGGCCGGAACTGTATCGTGACCGTTCCCACGCGCAagcgccagaagaagaccgaCAGTCGCgtggcggagctggagaggaagatTGATGCCTTGACGGCAAGCCTGCAGGCCTCCCAGGGCCACGAACCGCACCCTCTTCCGCCGCCCGCCGCTCTTGAGCCGCCGCGCGAGGAGCACCCAGGAAGGCGTTGGCTCTCATCCACGGCGCATGCCTCTACTAATGGATCGATACCCTTGAGGTCACCTTCCAGCACGGCGGGGAGCAAGCGGCGGCATAGTGGGGAGATCAAAGAGACTGCTCCAGTGTCTTCTCGCACTTCGAGCCCTAGCGACGACCAGTCATTGTACAATAAGGCTCTCAAACAATGGCGGGCTATGGGATACGGCTTGGAGACACAGCCTAAAGATACGGTCAGCGAGGGCGGGGGTGATCTGATTGACAGAGGCGTCGTGAGTGAGACACTGGCTCAGGAGGCATTTACCAAGTACGTCGATCGAATGGCCACCCTCATACCTATGGTGGTGTTCCCACCGGGCACAACAATGGATGAGGTGCGGCAGAAGAAGCCGGTGCTGTTTCACGCTATAGTTGCAGCCGCGATCGGTACTATTCAACCACACCTGCAGCTATCGCTGCTGGATGAATTGTACAAAGTGCTTGCCGAACGAGTTATCGTGAAAGGTGAAAAGTCACTGGATCTAGTCCAGGCGATCCTAGTCTGCTGCAACTGGTACACGCCACCAGACAACTTTGAAGAGGTCAAATTCTATCAGTTGTCAAACATTGCTGTCTCACTAGCAATGGATCTGGGTCTCAATCGGAAGGCGATCCCCAAGTCCAAGCCGTTCGCCCTAGTCAAGGAGCTTATCTCGAAGAAGTCATCTATCGTCGTAGACCTGGATTCAGCCGAGGCGAGACGAACGTGGCTCGCTTGTTATTTCGTCGCCGTGCA GTGTGCCGTCTCTTTGAGACGCGTGAATCTAGTCCGATGGATGCCATATATGGATGAATGCGTGGAAATACTCGAAAAGTCACCAGAGGCCCTACCATCCGACAAAGGCATGATCCAATGGGCAAAGCTAGCCCATATCCTCGAAGATATAGCCGTCCAATTCACCAGCGACGACGCCCCTACCGTATTATCCTTCTCAGACCCAAAGTTCCTCTACACGCTCCGCGTTCTCGAAAGACAACTAGACCAATGGCGCCGAGAAACTCCACCAGAGCACTTTTCCC CCATCCTGAAACAAGCCGactgcatcatcaacctcttcctccacgagAACGCCATGCACGTAGAATTCCACCGAGACGATCCCAAAACCGCCAACGACGATCTCGCCAGCCCCACCAGCCCAGCTCACATCAACGCCCTCAGCACCTGCCTGACCTCCATCCACGACGCCATCGACACCATCTGCTCCATCGAAACCAAGGACCTCGTCCTAACCCCGACCGTCGCTCTGGCCCGAACCTCCTTCGCGATCGTCGCCCTCATCAAGATCTACTCCATCGTCTCCAGCCCAGACACCCGCATGGCCCAAGTCATCGACCTCAGCAGCCTCAAGACAGAAAACTACCTGGACAAGGTCATCCGTCATTACACCAAAGCCGGCGAAACCCCGGGCGGTCGCACCCCAGCTAAATTCAGCGTTGTCCTGACTCTCCTCCGGAACTGGTTCATGAAACGCAAAGACCAGGGTCCTGTCCTCAAGGAAGCATTATCACTGTACAAATGCTCTGATGAAGAGCGACTTCAG CAACCCCCCCACCAAGACAAACAAAACCAGACTCAAGGCCaaacccccctccacctcctcagcGAAGTCGCCATGGGCGATCCTCAATCCCGCtctacaaccacaaccaacaacccatccccaacccaaacccaaacaaCTTCCACCAATAGACCAATCTACAcacccaacaccaccaccaccacaagtACATACCCCGACCTCCTCACTacccaacctcaaccccaacaatccccaccatcatcatcatcagaccTCCCCGTCCCTCACTCTCATTCTCACACTCACACTCACCCCACCGACTCAACTGCCgacccagcatcatcaacctgGGTCCAACAatacccccctccaccccgcCAATTCTACCCTACTTTCAGTCCCTCATACCAAGATGTCCAAGGGTTCGGAACGGATCCGAACAATGCGAGTAACGGGAatgggatggtggttacTACTCCTGgttctggtgctgctgctactggtaGTGCGAGTGCTAGTGCTAGTGCTGGTACTAGTGGGGGAGGAGcggcgggaggaggaaataCGATACAAGGGTTGTTTGTTCCCGAGTTGGGTGTGCAGATGGGGTTTGATCCCGAGAATTTGTTCATGTTGGGGAATATGCTGGGTGATGAGATTCTGAATTTGCCGTTTCAGGCGGATGGGGGGatgggcatgggcatgggcatgggGTTTTATTGA